A segment of the Flavobacteriales bacterium genome:
CCGCCTACTGGTGCGAGCTGCCCTAGCCGATCCTTACTGCTTCTTCAGCTTCCCGCTCTTCCAGGCCTGGATGAACTGCGCCCAGGCAATAGGATTGAACAGGTTGATGGCAGGTGTGCCGCCGCTGTAATAGAGCCGCGTCTGATCCAGCGCCATCTGGTAGTTGAAGCTCTGCGCCCCGTCGGGCCCGAGGTTCTCCATGCGCTGCATCATCTCGGCCGGTGATAGGTTGCGCATGGTGAGCTGGTAGTCGTCGGCCGGGAGGTTCAGATTCAGGAAGGCATCGGCGAATTGCTCCTTCGACGGCCAGGGTACCACCACTTGTTCCTTCAGCCAAACCGTATCACGGCTCATCACGTGGATCATCGAATACCGATTCTCCGGAAGGCCCAACGGAATCATGTAGCTCGAGCGCATGAAGCCCAGCGCGCTGAACAGCACCGTATCGCCCTCCTGCGCCACGAAGCTGAAATAGCCATACACATCACTCATGGTACCGTGGTAGGTGTCCTTGACTAGAATATTCGTGAAGGGCACCGGTTGGAGGCTGTCCGTGACCACCACGCCGCTGAACTGCACCAGCTTGGGTTTCTCCGCTTGGCCATGGCCATTCAGGGCACAAATCAGCAATAGGAGGAGAGGCAGGAATCGCATGGGCGCCAAAGGTAGGCGGGAGGGCAGGGGGGAATACTGATCCCACGCATGTTCTCCGCTCGGTAGCTTAGCCCGCACAACCGGCCTCCATGCGTTCGACCCTACTCCTGGTTTCCCTGCTGCCAGCACCAGCCTTTGCCCAGATCATCATCGGCTTGCCCGATATGCCCAGCGCTGGCGATACGGTGCGCTATGTGACCTCGTCAGCAGCCGGGTTCGACCCCGCCGAGACCGAGGCCGGCTTCATATGGGACTTCAGCATGCTCGAAATCGGGCCTGAGGGTGCGGACACCTGCGTGACCGTTGCCAGCACCCCCTTCGCCTACCAGTTCTTCTTCAATAACCCGGTGCTGTACCCGCAGCATCGCGCGGATTATGCAGTGCGCGGCCAGAGCTTCGATTTCCAGGTGCTGACAGTGAGCGATGTACGCGACTATTTCAAGAAGGACACAGCCGGCTTCCGCAACGTGGGCTTCGGCGCAAACGTGAACGGAGTTCCTACCAGCACACGACGCATACCTGTGGATTGGGTCCATCGGTTCCCCTTGGAGTACGGTGACATGGACACCAGTTTCAGTGAGTTCGAACTCACCGTTCCCACACTGTTCAGCTTCACCCAGCGGCAATGGCGCTACAACGAGGCGGATGGATGGGGCACCCTGTACCTGCCCGCTGACACCTTCGAAGTGCTGCGCGTGAAGAGCACCTTGCAGCGCACGGACAGTGCCTATGTGGAGCAATTCGGACAAGGCTTCACCTTCCCGGAGCCGGAGACCATCGAGTACAAGTGGATCGCGCTGGGCATGGACCTGCCCGTGCTGCAGATCACCGCAGTGGCTGGGCAGGTCGCAACCGCACGCTTCCACTATTCGCCGACCGATATCGTCAATGGCATCACGGATCGCAGCCGCGCGGAGCTGCTCGTGTTCCCGAATCCGGCCAAGGGATCCGTGCAGGTAATGGTCCCCGAAGGCACATGGCAGCGGATTGAATTGCGCGATATGGGCGGGCGTTTGGTGCGTGCTCAGGGCGCTTTGGGCCCGGGCGCGGCAGAGTTGGTTCTGCGCGGGCTGGATTCTGGGGCGTATTCGGTGGCCTTATGCGGTCCATCCGGCCGGAGCACCGCACGGCTGCTGATCCACTGATCCGCTCTGCGGTTCCAATTGTCCGGCGGGATTGCCGTTGGTCATTGGCCAGCCCGGACTGCGGCCAAGCTGCCATCATGCGCAGGTACATTCGCCGCGCAAACGAGCAATAACCATGAGGAAGTACCTTGGATTGATCATTGTCGGCGGCCTGATCGGCATCGTCCTGATATGGGCCATCAGCGCCAGCAACGGAATGAAGCGCGCGAACATCGCCATCACCAAGCAGTGGGGGCAGGTTGAAGTGGCGTACCAAGCCCGTGCGGACAAGACGAAGAACCTGCTGGAAATCGTGAAAGGGGCCGCCGATTACGAGAGCCAGACCTTGAAGGACGTGGTAGCTGCCCGCCAACGGGCCATTGAATTGAAGGTGGACGCCAATGACCTTACCCCGGAGAAGATCAAGGCCTTTGAGCAGGCGCAGCGCGATCTGGGCGGTGCCATCGGACGTTTGCTGGTTGAGAACTACCCAACCTTGAAGGCAGTGGAGAGCTTCAGGGATTTCCAAGCGCAGTATGAGGGCATGGAGAACCGCATCGCCACAGAAAGGGGGCGCTTCAACGAAGCCGTGGCCGATTACAACACCCGGATCGCCATGTTCCCGGGGAGCATCATCGCCAATTGGATGGGCTTCACGCCGAAGGAGGGCTTCTCGGCCCAGGAAGGCACGGAGAACGCCCCGGACATCTCCTTCCAGTGAGCGCCAACACCGCCGAGGAATTCCTCACCGCCGGTGAGCGGGAACTGGTGGCTGCGGCAATCATCGAAGCGGAGCGGCGAACCAGCGGAGAGATCAGGGTTCACCTCGAGGACCACATCGAAGAGGATGTTCTGGATCATGCGGCCTTTGTATTCGAGGAACTGGGCATGCAACGCACCAAGGACCGCAATGGCGTGCTCATCTACGTGAGCGTGGCCGATCACAAAGCAGCCGTGATCGGCGACAAGGGCATCAACGACCATGTGCCGGAGCGCTTCTGGCACGACGTGCTCGGCGTGTTGCGGCTTCACTTCGCGGCCGGCCGCCATGCCGAGGGGCTTTGCGAGGCGGTCATGCTCGTCGGAGAGAAGCTGCGCGACTTGCATCCGCTGCAGCGCGATGACCGGAATGAGTTGAGCAACGAAGTGAGCTTCCGCCGATGAAAGCGCTGCTGCTCGCACTGGGCGTGGTGGCTCCGGTCGCGCTGAGCGCAGCCAATTTCCCCTGCGATGCGCAGGCGCCAACAGCCGGTGAGCAGGACCGCTTGCTCTGGGCCTATGCGCCCATCCTGAGCTCGGAGGAGCAGGAGCGCATCAACGGGCGACTAACGGCCTTTGCCCGTGAGACGAGCAATCAAGTGCTGGTACTCATCGTGGATACTCTTTGTGGCGAGGAGCCAGCCGCACTGGCCACGGGCATAGGGCATCGCTGGGGCATCGGGCATAACGGATTCGATAACGGCATTGTCTTCCTGATCAAGCCCACCGGCAGCGCAGGCACACGCAAGGTCTTCATCGCAACCGGTTACGGGCTTGAGGGTGCCATCCCCGATGCCACTTGCCGGCGGATCATCGAGCAGGAGGTGCTGCCGCATTTCAAGCAAGGCGAATTCGCGGCGGGCATCGAAGCGGCGCTTGATGTGATCTTCCCCTTGGCCAAAGGCGAATACGATCATGCGCACTACGGCCGCAGCAGAATCCCTTGGGGTGCATTCGTCGTGATGCTCGTGATCGTGCTGATCATGGTACTGGCCTGGCGCGGGCGGGTGAACCGGTACGCGCGCACGAACCGGATTGATTTCTGGACCGCGATGTGGCTCTTGAGCCAGATGAACCGCTCGGGCGGGGGGCATCGCGGCGGCGGGTTCTCGGGCGGGAGCGGTTTCGGCGGATTCGGTGGCGGCGGATTCGGCGGTGGCGGGGCAGGCGGCAGTTGGTGACCCCGAGCAATGGCGGCTCGCTCCCTTTACATTAGACGCCGGATGAAGCATCATGTGAAGCCCGGCCCGCGCACCCTCGTTCTGGTTTCAATGCTGGCCATAGCGTGCGGCATTCCGCCCCGGGCGGACGCGCAAAGCGTGCAGCTCCTGCTGATCCGGGGCGATTCACTCCTCGATGCTGACAAGCCCCAGAGGGCACTGGCCATCTTCGATGAGGCGGTGAAGCGCGAGGCCACCCCGGCCACGCTGATCGCTCGATCACGCGCCTATTACAAACTCGATCGCATGGAGCGCTTCGTGCAGGACATCGACCGCGCGCTCCGCTTGGACAGCACGAATGGCGAGGCGCATTTCCAGCGCGGGATCTATTCCCTGCAGGCCAACGACAGCG
Coding sequences within it:
- a CDS encoding carboxypeptidase-like regulatory domain-containing protein; its protein translation is MRFLPLLLLLICALNGHGQAEKPKLVQFSGVVVTDSLQPVPFTNILVKDTYHGTMSDVYGYFSFVAQEGDTVLFSALGFMRSSYMIPLGLPENRYSMIHVMSRDTVWLKEQVVVPWPSKEQFADAFLNLNLPADDYQLTMRNLSPAEMMQRMENLGPDGAQSFNYQMALDQTRLYYSGGTPAINLFNPIAWAQFIQAWKSGKLKKQ
- a CDS encoding T9SS type A sorting domain-containing protein; the encoded protein is MRSTLLLVSLLPAPAFAQIIIGLPDMPSAGDTVRYVTSSAAGFDPAETEAGFIWDFSMLEIGPEGADTCVTVASTPFAYQFFFNNPVLYPQHRADYAVRGQSFDFQVLTVSDVRDYFKKDTAGFRNVGFGANVNGVPTSTRRIPVDWVHRFPLEYGDMDTSFSEFELTVPTLFSFTQRQWRYNEADGWGTLYLPADTFEVLRVKSTLQRTDSAYVEQFGQGFTFPEPETIEYKWIALGMDLPVLQITAVAGQVATARFHYSPTDIVNGITDRSRAELLVFPNPAKGSVQVMVPEGTWQRIELRDMGGRLVRAQGALGPGAAELVLRGLDSGAYSVALCGPSGRSTARLLIH
- a CDS encoding LemA family protein — its product is MRKYLGLIIVGGLIGIVLIWAISASNGMKRANIAITKQWGQVEVAYQARADKTKNLLEIVKGAADYESQTLKDVVAARQRAIELKVDANDLTPEKIKAFEQAQRDLGGAIGRLLVENYPTLKAVESFRDFQAQYEGMENRIATERGRFNEAVADYNTRIAMFPGSIIANWMGFTPKEGFSAQEGTENAPDISFQ
- a CDS encoding TPM domain-containing protein, which translates into the protein MSANTAEEFLTAGERELVAAAIIEAERRTSGEIRVHLEDHIEEDVLDHAAFVFEELGMQRTKDRNGVLIYVSVADHKAAVIGDKGINDHVPERFWHDVLGVLRLHFAAGRHAEGLCEAVMLVGEKLRDLHPLQRDDRNELSNEVSFRR
- a CDS encoding TPM domain-containing protein, with amino-acid sequence MKALLLALGVVAPVALSAANFPCDAQAPTAGEQDRLLWAYAPILSSEEQERINGRLTAFARETSNQVLVLIVDTLCGEEPAALATGIGHRWGIGHNGFDNGIVFLIKPTGSAGTRKVFIATGYGLEGAIPDATCRRIIEQEVLPHFKQGEFAAGIEAALDVIFPLAKGEYDHAHYGRSRIPWGAFVVMLVIVLIMVLAWRGRVNRYARTNRIDFWTAMWLLSQMNRSGGGHRGGGFSGGSGFGGFGGGGFGGGGAGGSW